TGATGCCCACCACCCGCTGGTCACGCACCAAGTCGGCCAGCCCGCCACTGGCGAGCCGCTCCCGGCTCAGATCATCGAGCCAGACCGCTACGCCTTCGGCGGCCAACCGGTCCAGGTTCTCACTCATGATCTTCTCCCTTGCGTCGTTTCGCGGGATTACGTCCACGTGCCGCCCGGATCCTGTGCGGGCCGGGTGCAGACCTCCTTCGCGCACGACCCGGTGGCAGGTTCGGGCACGCTCGCACCGCCGGCTGCGGCACGTAGTTCCACACAACACCGGCCCGGGTGAGGGGCGAGTACCGCCTCGATCCCACTTGCCTGCAGGCCGGTGAGGAAGCCGCCGAGGAAGGCGTGGTTGATCCCGCACACCAGCTCAGGCGACCGGGCGGCCAGCGGGTGGAAGGGGCAGTTCAGCAGCCGCACCTCGGTTGGGGCCTGCCGGTCGGGCTCGAAGCCGTACTCCTCCAACACGGACTCGGAAAGCGTGAGAGAACGCTCGGGCCCCAAACGGCCGGGACGGCCGCTGGCGCGTGTCGCGGCTCCAAGTTCCTCACCGCGGTGGCGGGCCGTGCGCAATGCAGCGGACTGCGCGTCCTCGCCCGGCTGCTGGTGGAGGACCGCGTCGATGAGGATCTCGGCCACGAGGTCGGGACGGCGCTCGGGGATGGAGATGCGGATGTCGGTGTCTGCCGGCTCGTACACCTTGGGCTTGCGGCCCACCCTGCGGATGCCGCCCGGGTGGTCGTATCGGGAAGTCAGCAGCCCCGACGCGACCAGTTTGTCGAGGTGGAACGCGGCCAGCTTGGCCGAGATCCCGGCATCGGCGGCGGCCTCCTCCCGCGTCACCGGCCGGTGGGCGCGCCGTATGAAGCCATACAGCCTGCGGCGCACCTCGTCCCGAGCACCGAGACCGCTTCCACCCCGAAGCGGCGGGGGCCTGAGGAGAAGCCGGGGTCAGGTCAGAGGTCATACATTCACGATAACTCCAATCTGTGTGTGCGTAACCGGTCGGGTCCGCCTCTCTTCCCTGGCGGCTTGACTGTTCCAGAGAATAAGTCCAATACTCATTAGTGAAACTCGCGGGAGAGGACCATGCCATGTCCAGCGAACTGCGCCAACAGGCGAAGCAGCCGGTCAGCGCCGTCCTCGCCGGCCCGTACGGGCACCCGTTCCATCCGATCCTGGTCACAGTGCCGATCGGCGCGTGGGTGGGCAGCCTCATCTTCGACATCGCCTCCCACCTCGTGGACGATCCCGACTTCCTCGCCCGCGGTGCGATGTGGCTGATCGCCATGGGCGTTATCGGGGCACTGGCTGCTGCGATGGCCGGGTTCCTGGATCTGTTCGCCATCCCCGCCGGCACGCGCGCCTTCCGTATTGGCCTCATCCACATGACGCTGAACCTGCTGGTGACCGCCGCGTACGCAGGCAACTTCCTGTGGCGTCACGCCGGGACGGGCCGTCCGGCAGCGTCGGGGCGGGGCAGCTCGTACTGAACGCCGTGACGCTGGCCGTGCTCGGCGTTTCGGGGTTCCTGGGCGGCAAGCTCGCCTACCGCTACGGCGTCCGCGTCGCCGACGAGGCGACCCAGGTCGAGGGTTTCGTTTCCTCCCGCCGGCACTCAGAGCGCCGTTGACCCGTGCGCCTCCAGCGACGCATCGGCACTACGCCTTCACCTCTACCGCTCACGGAGTTCCCCATGGACATCGCCGCACTGATCACCTGGGTGGTCACCGCTCTCGGCGGCTTCTACATGCTCGGCATCTGGCTTTCACGCGGCGGCGCCCGTGGCGGCACCAGCCACCTGCCCGTCCCTGTCATCTTCGGCCACTTCGCACTCGCCGCCGTCGGCCTCGTCGTGTGGATCCTCTACGTGGTCACTGGCAAGGACCCTCTGGCCTGGACCGCCTTCGGTCTCCTGCTGCCCGTCGCCCTGCTCGGGTTCGTGATGTTCGCCCGCTGGATTCCCGTCCACCGGGGCCGCGCTGCCGCACCGGCCGGTGCCGGCCAGAGCGCACCGGCCGAACGCCACTTCCCCGTCCCCGTCGTCGCGGGACACGGGCTCGCCGCGGTCGTGACCCTGGTCCTCGTCCTGCTCACCGCACTCGGGACGGGTGAGTGACATGACCCAGCACCTCCAGTCCGCCCTGCACATTGCCCCCGGCGCCGCGGTCAACCAGGCATCGATAGCGGCGGTGCCCGCCGCCCTGCGCGTGGTCCACGACGCGCAAGGGGTGGATCTGACGGCCGCTGAACTGGCAGCGGGGCAGTTCCTCCAGGCGCTGGGTATCGACACCGGTTCGGAGAGCCTGCGCCGGGCCGCATGGCCCGCGCCTACGCCGAACTGTTCAGCCCTCGCCCGTTCGACCTGACCACGTTCCCCAACGACGAGGGCTACGACGAACTGGTGCTCGCCCGGAGCATCCCGCTCCGGAGCGTCTGTGAGCATCATCTTCTGCCGTTCGTAGGGACGGCCCACATCGGCTACCTGCCCGGGCACCGGATCCTGGGGCTGTCCAGGCTCGCCCGGGTCCTGGAGTACTTCGCCTGCCGTCCTCAGGTGCAGGAGCGGCTCACCAAGCAGGTCGCCGACTGGCTCCAGGCCCACCTGGAGCCCAAAGGCGTCGGCGTCGTCATCCAAGCCGAGCACACCTGCATGACGCTGCGCGGCGTCCAGGCCACCGGGACGACGACCATGACCTCCACACTCCTCGGCCTGCTGCGCAGCGATGCACGATCCCGCAGTGAGTTCCTCGCCCTAACCGGCCTGCCTCACTGACCTGGACAGCCGAACGGGGCGCTGGTCGGCCGGTGCCGTTCCGGCCGGAAGCTGCTGAACTCGATGTATGGACCTTGACCGGACCGGCCCCGCAGACGGATCCGTGATGCCCCGGCTCGGGCTGATCACCTTCGGCCACAGCACCGCAGGCCGGGCTTCACTGT
This portion of the Streptomyces agglomeratus genome encodes:
- a CDS encoding DUF2231 domain-containing protein; the encoded protein is MSSELRQQAKQPVSAVLAGPYGHPFHPILVTVPIGAWVGSLIFDIASHLVDDPDFLARGAMWLIAMGVIGALAAAMAGFLDLFAIPAGTRAFRIGLIHMTLNLLVTAAYAGNFLWRHAGTGRPAASGRGSSY
- a CDS encoding DUF2231 domain-containing protein yields the protein MTLAVLGVSGFLGGKLAYRYGVRVADEATQVEGFVSSRRHSERR
- a CDS encoding helix-turn-helix transcriptional regulator; the encoded protein is MTREEAAADAGISAKLAAFHLDKLVASGLLTSRYDHPGGIRRVGRKPKVYEPADTDIRISIPERRPDLVAEILIDAVLHQQPGEDAQSAALRTARHRGEELGAATRASGRPGRLGPERSLTLSESVLEEYGFEPDRQAPTEVRLLNCPFHPLAARSPELVCGINHAFLGGFLTGLQASGIEAVLAPHPGRCCVELRAAAGGASVPEPATGSCAKEVCTRPAQDPGGTWT